In Carya illinoinensis cultivar Pawnee chromosome 10, C.illinoinensisPawnee_v1, whole genome shotgun sequence, one DNA window encodes the following:
- the LOC122278045 gene encoding L-type lectin-domain containing receptor kinase VII.1-like isoform X2: MNKHNHMQSVLMFLLLPIFLFFRSISAVDFTFNGFSSSDMLLYGFATVESRVLTLTNRTTFTMGRALYPQKIPAKKPNSSYVYPFSTSFIFSMAPYKNTLPGHGIIFLFVPFTGITGASSTEYLGLLNFSNNGNPEDHIFGVEFDVIMNEEFDDINGNHVGIDVNSLKSIKAHDAGYWPDNQRGNNVSDIDDANSFKELKMNNGMKRPLRPLLNVPLNLSKVFEDEMYVGFTSSTGMLMESHKILAWSFSNSNFSLSEELITTGLPSFVLPKGKIFRSKGFIAGMTVGGFIVILLCDLFVVSYIKRQRRKARERAEMEEWELEYWPHRIAYQEIEAATEGFAEENVIRTGGNGNVYKGVLVGGAKIAVKCISHENDGMREFLAEISSLGRLKHRSLVGLRGWCKREKGSFLLIYDYMENGSLDKWVFECCENKMLSCEDRIRILKDVASAVLYLHEGWESKVLHRDIKASNVLLDKDMNGRLGDFGLARMHGHGQEATITRVAGTVGYLAPELIRSGRASAQTDVFGFGALILEVMCGRRPIEEGKPPLVDWAWQLMVQGQLFNALDERLRAIGGFDEQKVDRVLHLGLLCVYPDPSSRPTMRQVVKVLEGNNEVDELGSEDMDAYLIQRLKSGSSEFSMHFGSSSHPTFEDI, encoded by the exons ATGAACAAACATAATCACATGCAGTCTGTCCTGATGTTTCTTCTGCTGCCCATCTTCCTGTTCTTCCGATCCATTTCCGCTGTTGATTTCACCTTCAACGGCTTCAGCTCTTCCGATATGCTACTTTATGGATTCGCCACCGTTGAATCTCGCGTTCTAACACTCACTAATAGAACGACTTTCACAATGGGTCGTGCCCTTTACCCGCAAAAGATTCCCGCAAAAAAGCCAAACTCTTCTTATGTGTATCCTTTCTCGACTTCTTTCATCTTCTCCATGGCTCCTTACAAGAATACTCTTCCTGGGCATGGcataattttcctttttgtgCCCTTTACTGGCATCACAGGCGCGTCCTCAACTGAATATCTTGGACTTCTGAACTTCAGCAACAACGGGAATCCCGAGGATCATATTTTTGGAGTTGAATTTGATGTGATTATGAACGAAGAATTCGATGACATAAACGGCAATCATGTTGGGATCGATGTGAACTCCCTCAAATCGATCAAAGCACATGATGCCGGGTACTGGCCCGACAACCAAAGAGGCAACAACGTCAGTGATATTGATGACGCAAACTCCTTCAAGGAATTGAAGATGAACAATG GCATGAAAAGACCTCTGAGGCCTTTGTTGAACGTTCCTCTTAATCTTTCTAAGGTGTTTGAAGACGAAATGTATGTTGGCTTTACTAGTTCTACCGGAATGTTAATGGAAAGTCACAAGATTTTGGCGTGGAGCTTTAGTAATTCGAACTTTTCATTAAGCGAAGAGTTGATCACGACAGGTTTGCCATCGTTTGTTCTTCCAAAGGGGAAGATATTTCGTTCTAAAGGGTTTATTGCAGGAATGACGGTGGGAGGTTTCATAGTTATTTTACTTTGTGACCTGTTTGTTGTGTCTTATATCAAGAGGCAGCGAAGGAAAGCTAGGGAGAGAGCGGAAATGGAAGAATGGGAATTGGAGTATTGGCCCCACAGAATTGCATACCAAGAAATCGAGGCGGCGACAGAAGGGTTCGCAGAAGAAAATGTGATTAGAACCGGAGGGAATGGGAATGTCTACAAGGGGGTTTTGGTAGGAGGGGCGAAGATTGCGGTGAAATGCATTTCACATGAAAATGATGGGATGAGAGAATTCCTAGCCGAAATTTCAAGCCTTGGAAGATTGAAGCACAGAAGTTTGGTGGGGTTGAGAGGCTGGTgcaagagagagaagggaagcTTCTTGTTGATCTATGACTACATGGAAAATGGAAGCTTGGACAAGTGGGTATTCGAATGCTGTGAGAACAAGATGTTGAGCTGTGAAGACAGGATAAGGATTTTAAAAGATGTGGCTTCAGCAGTCTTGTACTTGCACGAGGGGTGGGAATCCAAAGTCTTGCATCGAGACATAAAGGCCAGCAACGTGTTGCTTGACAAGGACATGAATGGAAGGTTAGGGGATTTTGGACTAGCCCGGATGCACGGCCATGGTCAAGAGGCTACCATAACAAGAGTGGCCGGGACGGTCGGATACTTGGCGCCGGAGTTGATAAGGAGTGGGCGGGCATCTGCTCAAACTGATGTGTTCGGATTTGGGGCCTTGATCTTGGAAGTCATGTGTGGGAGGAGGCCTATAGAGGAGGGAAAGCCACCTTTGGTAGATTGGGCATGGCAATTGATGGTACAAGGGCAGCTATTTAATGCCCTGGATGAAAGGTTGAGAGCTATAGGTGGGTTTGACGAGCAGAAAGTCGACAGGGTGCTGCACTTGGGGTTATTGTGTGTATATCCCGACCCAAGTTCCCGGCCAACCATGAGACAAGTGGTGAAAGTTTTGGAGGGGAATAATGAGGTGGACGAGCTTGGAAGTGAAGATATGGATGCATATTTAATACAAAGATTGAAATCTGGTTCGTCCGAGTTTTCTATGCATTTTGGCTCTTCATCTCACCCAacatttgaagatatttga
- the LOC122278045 gene encoding L-type lectin-domain containing receptor kinase VII.1-like isoform X1 encodes MNKHNHMQSVLMFLLLPIFLFFRSISAVDFTFNGFSSSDMLLYGFATVESRVLTLTNRTTFTMGRALYPQKIPAKKPNSSYVYPFSTSFIFSMAPYKNTLPGHGIIFLFVPFTGITGASSTEYLGLLNFSNNGNPEDHIFGVEFDVIMNEEFDDINGNHVGIDVNSLKSIKAHDAGYWPDNQRGNNVSDIDDANSFKELKMNNGKNYQVWIDHSDSLINVTMAPAGMKRPLRPLLNVPLNLSKVFEDEMYVGFTSSTGMLMESHKILAWSFSNSNFSLSEELITTGLPSFVLPKGKIFRSKGFIAGMTVGGFIVILLCDLFVVSYIKRQRRKARERAEMEEWELEYWPHRIAYQEIEAATEGFAEENVIRTGGNGNVYKGVLVGGAKIAVKCISHENDGMREFLAEISSLGRLKHRSLVGLRGWCKREKGSFLLIYDYMENGSLDKWVFECCENKMLSCEDRIRILKDVASAVLYLHEGWESKVLHRDIKASNVLLDKDMNGRLGDFGLARMHGHGQEATITRVAGTVGYLAPELIRSGRASAQTDVFGFGALILEVMCGRRPIEEGKPPLVDWAWQLMVQGQLFNALDERLRAIGGFDEQKVDRVLHLGLLCVYPDPSSRPTMRQVVKVLEGNNEVDELGSEDMDAYLIQRLKSGSSEFSMHFGSSSHPTFEDI; translated from the coding sequence ATGAACAAACATAATCACATGCAGTCTGTCCTGATGTTTCTTCTGCTGCCCATCTTCCTGTTCTTCCGATCCATTTCCGCTGTTGATTTCACCTTCAACGGCTTCAGCTCTTCCGATATGCTACTTTATGGATTCGCCACCGTTGAATCTCGCGTTCTAACACTCACTAATAGAACGACTTTCACAATGGGTCGTGCCCTTTACCCGCAAAAGATTCCCGCAAAAAAGCCAAACTCTTCTTATGTGTATCCTTTCTCGACTTCTTTCATCTTCTCCATGGCTCCTTACAAGAATACTCTTCCTGGGCATGGcataattttcctttttgtgCCCTTTACTGGCATCACAGGCGCGTCCTCAACTGAATATCTTGGACTTCTGAACTTCAGCAACAACGGGAATCCCGAGGATCATATTTTTGGAGTTGAATTTGATGTGATTATGAACGAAGAATTCGATGACATAAACGGCAATCATGTTGGGATCGATGTGAACTCCCTCAAATCGATCAAAGCACATGATGCCGGGTACTGGCCCGACAACCAAAGAGGCAACAACGTCAGTGATATTGATGACGCAAACTCCTTCAAGGAATTGAAGATGAACAATGGTAAAAATTACCAAGTTTGGATTGACCATTCTGATTCTTTGATTAATGTCACCATGGCTCCTGCAGGCATGAAAAGACCTCTGAGGCCTTTGTTGAACGTTCCTCTTAATCTTTCTAAGGTGTTTGAAGACGAAATGTATGTTGGCTTTACTAGTTCTACCGGAATGTTAATGGAAAGTCACAAGATTTTGGCGTGGAGCTTTAGTAATTCGAACTTTTCATTAAGCGAAGAGTTGATCACGACAGGTTTGCCATCGTTTGTTCTTCCAAAGGGGAAGATATTTCGTTCTAAAGGGTTTATTGCAGGAATGACGGTGGGAGGTTTCATAGTTATTTTACTTTGTGACCTGTTTGTTGTGTCTTATATCAAGAGGCAGCGAAGGAAAGCTAGGGAGAGAGCGGAAATGGAAGAATGGGAATTGGAGTATTGGCCCCACAGAATTGCATACCAAGAAATCGAGGCGGCGACAGAAGGGTTCGCAGAAGAAAATGTGATTAGAACCGGAGGGAATGGGAATGTCTACAAGGGGGTTTTGGTAGGAGGGGCGAAGATTGCGGTGAAATGCATTTCACATGAAAATGATGGGATGAGAGAATTCCTAGCCGAAATTTCAAGCCTTGGAAGATTGAAGCACAGAAGTTTGGTGGGGTTGAGAGGCTGGTgcaagagagagaagggaagcTTCTTGTTGATCTATGACTACATGGAAAATGGAAGCTTGGACAAGTGGGTATTCGAATGCTGTGAGAACAAGATGTTGAGCTGTGAAGACAGGATAAGGATTTTAAAAGATGTGGCTTCAGCAGTCTTGTACTTGCACGAGGGGTGGGAATCCAAAGTCTTGCATCGAGACATAAAGGCCAGCAACGTGTTGCTTGACAAGGACATGAATGGAAGGTTAGGGGATTTTGGACTAGCCCGGATGCACGGCCATGGTCAAGAGGCTACCATAACAAGAGTGGCCGGGACGGTCGGATACTTGGCGCCGGAGTTGATAAGGAGTGGGCGGGCATCTGCTCAAACTGATGTGTTCGGATTTGGGGCCTTGATCTTGGAAGTCATGTGTGGGAGGAGGCCTATAGAGGAGGGAAAGCCACCTTTGGTAGATTGGGCATGGCAATTGATGGTACAAGGGCAGCTATTTAATGCCCTGGATGAAAGGTTGAGAGCTATAGGTGGGTTTGACGAGCAGAAAGTCGACAGGGTGCTGCACTTGGGGTTATTGTGTGTATATCCCGACCCAAGTTCCCGGCCAACCATGAGACAAGTGGTGAAAGTTTTGGAGGGGAATAATGAGGTGGACGAGCTTGGAAGTGAAGATATGGATGCATATTTAATACAAAGATTGAAATCTGGTTCGTCCGAGTTTTCTATGCATTTTGGCTCTTCATCTCACCCAacatttgaagatatttga